In Spiroplasma clarkii, the DNA window AACCAAAGATGTTATTGCAGTTGTCAGTGAATTGCAAGTGCAATTAGACAACATCTTAACTTCAAGTCAAAAGTTTAACTTAAATACTAAGTTGTATGATGCAAGAGTTATTTTCAAGCAAATGTTTGATTCATTTTGAAGTGCAAACATTTTTGCAGATAGAGTCTATGAAAGTGACAAGAAATTTTTTGGAGGCTTTTTTGTACCAACATACCATGATGTTATAGCACGTCATACAGGTGAAAAATTAACTGGTCAATACATGTATAAAGTGACTTTACCTGCACCAACTGGTTACAGCAATTATGGAATTTATGATGCTAGTACTGACTCAAATAAAGATTTAACTATAGAAGAATTTGAATATTATAAATTAAGTCAACCCACAGGAAACTTCTCTCTGACTGAAATAAAAAACTATGTTAATACTTTTAATAGTTCTGATAAAGGTTATGGTTTTATTGTTAGTGGAACAAATGCTGCAAAATTATTTGATGGCGGTATTGTGGCTCAAATGAAAGCAGCAGATGCAGCCCCAAACATAGAAGAAGCAAAAAAAATAGGCAACTTGGGAGACATAAGTGATACTGAAAGGGGTTCACTATCTGGAGCTCACAATATGGCCAAATCAGTTGCTAAATATATTTATGATGGTCAAAAAACAGTAGCAATTAATGGTGAAAACCAAGAAGTGAACTTTGCCCCAAGACACTTTAAACAAAAATACTCAGACAATACTGTTTTTAACTACTATGTTGATGAAGTGCAACCCTTGGTTGATGATGTTAACACCATTGATTATTGAGGCTATGCAAAACAAGGATTAAAATTTCGAGTAGCAAATGTTGATGATCCAGAGGTTTTTAGTTACATAACTATGTCAATTGATGAGTTCTTTAAAATCAATGAACAAAAAAAAGATGTCAAAATGGATACATTAAAGGAAATTTTAGACAAAAACAAATAGTTGATTTAATACACTCCCAATAACCTGGGAGTGTATTTTTTAATTTTTAACATTAATTTTTCCAATATTCTTTTATAATTTAATTGTGGAAGACAAATAGAGGCAAAGAAATGAAAAAGACACTTTATATTATGAGACATGGTCAAACTATGTTTAATCAATTAAAAAGAATGCAAGGTTGATGTGATTCACCATTAACAAAATATGGAATTGCTCAAGCAAAAATTGCTGGGGAGTGATTTAAAAATAAAAAAATAGACTTTAAACATGGTTATTGTTCAACTTCAGAAAGAACTTCAGATACTTTAGAAAATGTAGTTCCCAAAATTCCTTACCATAGACTAAAAGGAATCAAAGAACAAAGTTTTGGTAAATTTGAAGCTCAACCTGAATTTTTAAACCCACCTTCACCATATGGGGATTTTTTCAAGTATGCTGGTGGTGAAACTGATACAGAACTTAAAAATAGGGTTGTGAAAACTATTAGTGATATTGCAGCTAATGATGCTGAAAAACAAATTTTGATTGTAACCCATGGGATTGTCATAGCACAATTTATTAGAAGTCAAATCAAAGAAGGACAAACATTTCCTAGATTTACCAACTGTTCTATCATTGTTTTTGAGTATGAAAATGAAAAATTTAATTTTAAAGAAATTATCAATCATGATTATTCAAAAATTGATCATTTAGCAGAATAATATTATCTCTTCTTGACAAAAAGGTTCAGGTTAAAGTAGCTGGATTTTGTCAAAAAAAGGTTTTTTTGTATTACTGAGAGTCTTTAAAATAATTACTTACTTGCAAATGAAATAAGATATAATAATTGCAATAATTTAGACCTTGCAACACTTAAAACTAGCAATATTTAAAATATTTGGGTGCTTTTGATATTTAAGTATAATTTGTGTCTAAAAAATTATATAATTATCTTGTTGTTTAATAATAATTTTAAAAAAGGAGTTTTAAAAATGGCAAATGATAAAAGAATCATAAGAAATCATGGGAAGATTGCAGAGGCAATAATAGCAAATGAAGCAAAATACTCTGTTTATTCAGACCAACAATTAAGAGATAAGACCGATGAATTTAAGGAACGCTTAAAAAATGGCGAAACCCTTGATGATCTTTTAATTGATGCATATTCAGTTGTTCGTGAAGCAGCTTTTAGAATTCTAAATCTAAAAGCTTACAAAGTCCAACTAATTGGGAGTATTATTTTACACCAAGGTGATATTTCTGAAATGAGAACTGGTGAAGGTAAAACCTTAACAGGTCTATTTGCTGCCTACTTAAATGCACTACCAGGAGAAGGTGTGCATGTTGTTACAGTTAATGAGTACTTGTCAGCAAGGGATAGCGAGATTAATGGTCGAGTTTTTAGTTTTTTAGGAATAACTGTTGGGTTAAATGGGAGAAGTTTATCAAAAGATGCAAAAAGAAATGCCTATGCTCAAGATATTACTTACACAACTAACTCTGAATTAGGTTTTGACTATTTGAGAGATAACATGGTCTACAATTTAGGACAAAAAGTTCAAAGAAAACTTAATTATGCAATTATTGATGAGGCTGACTCTATTTTAATTGATGAGGCCCGTACACCTTTAATTATTTCAGGTGGATCTCAAAACCGTGTAAACTTGTATAAAGCAGCAGATGCTTTTGCAAAAACACTAAAAGAACCTGAAGATGCAGAAATTGATTTAGAATCAAAACAAGTTTACTTATCAGAAGTAGGTATCAAAAAAGCTCACAAATACTTTAGTATTGACAATCTGTTTGATGTAAGAAATACTGAAATTTTTCACTTAATTATGAATGCTTTAAAAGCAAACTTTACTTTTAAAAAAGAAATTGAGTATACTGTTCAAAATGATGAAATCATTTTGATTGACCAATTTACTGGTAGAACAATGCCAGGAAGAGCATATAGTGATGGTTTACAACAAGCTTTACAAGCCAAAGAAGGGGTTAGTGTTGAAGAAGAAACTACTACAATGGCCACTATTACTTACCAAAACTTCTATCGTTTGTACAGTAAATTAGCAGGTATGACAGGGACTGCAAAAACTGAAGAAGAAGAATTCTTAAAAATCTATAACACTAGAGTTATTGCGACTCCCACCAACCGTCCAGTTGTTAGAAGAGATGAACCAGATTTAACTTTTGCTACAAAAAGTGCCAAGTTAAAGCACTTGGTTGATGATATTAAAGAAATTAATGCTACTGGTAGACCAATTCTAATTGGAACAACCAGTGTTGAATCTTCTGAACAAGTTGCTCGTTGATTAGAAAAAGCAAATTTAAAATTTGAAATGATTAATGCCAAAAACCACCACCGTGAAGCAGAAATTGTTGAAAAAGCAGGTCAAAAGGGCGCTATTACATTAGCTACTAATATGGCTGGTCGTGGAACTGACATTAAGTTAACTGAAGAAACTAAGGCTGCTGGAGGTCTGTTTGTTATGGGGATTGAGCGAAATGAAGCTCGAAGAATTGATAACCAGTTGCGTGGACGTGCTGGACGTCAAGGTGATCCAGGAACATCAAGATTTTACATCTCAATGGAAGATGAGCTAATGGTAAGGTTTACAGCACCAAAAGTTAGAAATATGTTCTTAAAACTTGGAGATGATCACATTAAGTCAAAAATGTTTACACGAGCAATTACCAATGCTCAAAAAAAACTTGAAGGACTGAACTTTGATCAACGTAAAAATGTTCTAGACTATGATAATATTTTATCTCAACAACGTGAAGCTATGTATGCTCAACGTGATGATATTTTAAATCAAGCAGATTTGAGTGTGGTGCTTTCAAGATTCCAATACACAATTGCTTATGAACTAGTTGATGAAAGTTCAGAGTTAATTCGTGGAGTTAGAAGTATCAGTAATGAATTAATTATTAAAAAAATTGATGGAATTTATGTTTTACCAAATGCAATTAAAGTTGATGACCTTGCAGGTTTACATAAAGAAGAAATTGCAAAATTAATTCAAGAAAAAATGATGGAAATGTATAAAGCTAAAACTGATGGTGTACCACCAAATGTTTTATCTGAAATGGAGCGAAGAACCATTATTCAATGTTTTGATAATTACTGAACTAAACACATTAACTTATCTCAAAAATTGAGAAGTGGAATTTACTTGCAACAATATGCACAAAACAACCCACTACATGAGTATGTTGAAGAATCAGTTCGCTTATTTAACCGTATGAAAGTTAATATTGCTCGAGACACAATTGATCGTCTAAACTCATCATTTATTAGTTCTGGACAACAAGCTGATGAACCAACCCAAACAATTAATGTTCAAGCACCTCCAAAACAAAAAGTAATCAATATTACTGAAAAAGATATTGATGAAATTTTAACTGAATGAGGAATTGCCAAAGAAAACTTTGGAAGAACTGCAGTTGAAGGACGAGTAGCTGAATTAAAAGAAGAATTTAAAGAAGAACCTGAAAAATTACAAAAATTATTAATTCAAGAAAAAATTGTTGGAGGATTAATGGACAAACTTGATCAAGTTGTTCGTCAACAACAAGAAGCAATTCAAAATCTGACTCAAGAAAAAATTGATGCAATAGTTAATGACTTTGGTTTACAAGGTAAAATTTTCACAGGAGAAGATGTAAAAAAAGCTTTTGAAGAAAAAATGAATAGTAGTCCAAAAGAAATGCACCAAAAAATCATTAATGACTCACAAGTTTTGATGATGATTGCAATGGAATTTGCTAACAAGCAAAAAGCAATGGCAGAAAATGCAAAAACTGTTGTTGAAGAAAAAGGTAAAAAAACTACTGCCAAAAAATCTACAGCTAAAAAAGAACCAACCAAACAAGAATTTGTTGTTAAAGACAGTGAAGGAAACATTGTGAAAAAAATTGTTACCAATGATGATGGAACAATTAATGAAGATGAAACAGAAGACACAGAACAAGTACAAACAAAAATTAAAATTGGTTAATAAAAACTCCCTAATTGGGAGTTTTTTTTAGGCTTTATTGTTTGATCTAAAAGCGCGGATTTTTTTAATTGCTTCTGCTTTAACAAAATCAACCCCATTGCGCCCATATTTACGAGCATCAAAACCATTAGGATTTTCTTTAAATCAAGCTTTAATACCTTCAGCACAAGCCATTTTTAAATCAGTTCCAATATTGATTTTAGTAATTCCTAAGTCAATTGCTTTTTGTAAGTCTTCTAAAGGGACTTGGCTTGAACCATGTAAAACTAATGGTGTTTTAATGTTTTTTTCAAGTTCAGCAAGTAGTTCAAATTGAAGTTTAATTTCCCCAGAAAATAGACCATGACTTGTTCCAATTGCAACTGCCAGGGCATCAATTTGAGTTTGTTTATCAAACTCAACTGCTTCTTGAACATCTGTGTATCCCTTACTTGATGAATTGCGGTCATCTTCTTTTCCACCAACATGACCAATTTCTGATTCAACTTCTACTCCTTTTTGGCGAGCATAAGCTACAATTTCTTGAGTTTCTTTAACATTTTCTGCAAAAGGTTTCAAAGATGAATCTAACATTACACTTGAA includes these proteins:
- a CDS encoding histidine phosphatase family protein — translated: MKKTLYIMRHGQTMFNQLKRMQGWCDSPLTKYGIAQAKIAGEWFKNKKIDFKHGYCSTSERTSDTLENVVPKIPYHRLKGIKEQSFGKFEAQPEFLNPPSPYGDFFKYAGGETDTELKNRVVKTISDIAANDAEKQILIVTHGIVIAQFIRSQIKEGQTFPRFTNCSIIVFEYENEKFNFKEIINHDYSKIDHLAE
- a CDS encoding class II fructose-bisphosphate aldolase is translated as MKAKLKEELLKAKQGKYAVPAFNFDNLEMMKGIIEAAEAEKSPVILMVTESAAKYMGLDYVFAFSLTAAIKATVPVVLHWDHGFDISLIKRAIDAGFSSVMLDSSLKPFAENVKETQEIVAYARQKGVEVESEIGHVGGKEDDRNSSSKGYTDVQEAVEFDKQTQIDALAVAIGTSHGLFSGEIKLQFELLAELEKNIKTPLVLHGSSQVPLEDLQKAIDLGITKINIGTDLKMACAEGIKAWFKENPNGFDARKYGRNGVDFVKAEAIKKIRAFRSNNKA